The sequence ACCCAGTCTTGTTCCCAAAGCTGTTCTGACAGGAACCTATGACAAGGCAGGAATCAAAGATTTCGGTGATGCGTGGAAGCTCAATGAAAATTCGATAATGAGGGTTGAGGTCGGATACAGACTCAATCCATTCTTGGTCTTTGTGACCGAGTACAGATGGAACTTCGTGTACGACCCGGTAACCAATACATACAAGACCCAGAAGAGAATCTCGCCGCGCGTAATGTTGAGCTACAAGTTCTAGCAGGCAATCGGCTGCTGGCAAACGCGCTCGCGGCGCGGAAGAGCCCTTTTCAAGAAGGCAGGAGAAGCATCCTGATGCACTGAGGCAACGTCATCCCCCTATTCCAGAGAAACCGTCCCCTCATTCTTCCCCTGTTCTCTCCCGGCTTTCCCTCTCTGAAAACCTTGGTTCCGGTCTTGACGAATCCAGAGCTATCTTCTCAGCCACCAAAAAAGATCGATAGCAGAGAGACTCGCCAAGGCGAGAAGCAATGTAACCTCTCCGAACATCGAGTCTTCCTCCTTCGCCATCAGGCGAATGGTCGAGGCTTTAGTGAGTCTCGATCGTCCGTGCCCCTCGTCACCTTCGGACTTCTGCGGTCTCTGAGGTCCTAATAATTAGTTCGGATGAACGGCGGTAAGTATTAGAGATTTTTCGGGGTGGGTCTTAGATTATAGGCAATGCGCGGGCAACGACTATGCTCATGTCGTCATCGTGAGCTTCTTTTGAAAAAAGACCTATGCTCTCAAGGACTGCCTTGGCGAGGTATTGGGCCGGCAGGTTTTTGTTTCTCAATATCACTTCAAGCAACCTCTCTTCACCGTACTCTTCGGCGCCGGCGGTCTGCTCAACGAGCCCATCGGTGAAGAATACGACCAGGTCTCCCGGTCGCATCGCCATTCTATCGTCGTGGTACGTGGGTTCCTGAGATATCCCGAGAATGACTCCGCCGACATCAAGCCTCTCGACCTGTCCAGTTTCCCTTATCAGGAATGGAGCATTGAGTCCGGCGTTTGAATAGACTATTTCACTTCTTTCACTGTCAAATACTGCATAAACGAGACCGGCGAACCTCTCAGGTCTTTCCAAAAGGAGGAGCCGCCTGTTGACACTCCTGAGAACTGACGAAGGAGAGGGATCTCTTTCTGCTTCCGAGCGCAGTGCGGCCTGAACTCCGGCCGCGAGGAGGGCCGCGGGCACGCCTTTTCCCGACACATCTCCGACACCGATCCCGATTCTGGAAGGTGAAAATCGTATGAAGTCCAGACAGTCTCCGCCTATCTTCCCACTCGGGATTGTCGTGCCAAAGATTTCGAGAGACTCGGACTGCGGCGCCTCCCTGGGGGCAAGGCTCATCTGGATCTCTCTCGCAAGGCGGAGTTCCGCATCCATTTTCTCCTTCTCCGCTCTTTCTTCGGCATGCATGATGTTTTCGAGAGAAAGGCATGCCTCCTCCGAAACTGTGGAGAGGAGCTCGAAATCTTCAAGACTGTACGGCTCGCCCGATAGTCTTGGTCCGAGAAGCAGGATTAGGTTCGGCTCACCCCTCGCATAGATCGGAACGAGGAGAGAAGCTCTCGAAGCTCTCAGGATGGGAATGTCCTCGGCAGGGAAAAGTGAGGAAAGCCGTTCTTTGCTCATTTTTTCTATTATCAGCGGCTCGTGTGAGCCTCCGGGAGAGCCGACGCTTGCTTCTGTCAGAGAAAAGGTCTTGTCTATGTGCCGCGTGTTTCCTCTCACCTTGTCCACAACGAACCATTTCCCTTTTCTCACAAGGAGAACCGCAAACTCAGATTTCAGGGATGAAGGAACTCTGGAGACAAGGAGGTTCCCGAGGCTTTCGAGGCCCAATGGTTCTGCGAGGCTGCGGCTCAATTCCTTCAGAATCTTCCTGTAGTCATACCGGTCCCTGAAAAAGACCCTGTCTATGAGAAACTGAAGCCGGTTCCTCACCGGTGTGAAGAAGACGGCTATGATGAGAGTCGAAAACACGGTGAGAACGAGGCTTCTTTGCCCCGTCCACGATCTGAAGAGTCCGCCCATGCCCCAAACTATGCTCACATATACTGCCGCAAGGAACGCAGTGAGGAGCGAATACAGAATTCCCTTCTTGAGTATGAGTTCAATGTCCAGAAAACGATAGCGGACTATGGCATATGAGAAGGAAACAGGCAGCAGAAGGAGAAAGAGATAGGAGTATCGTGCAGCCGGGACGTGGGTCGCTGGAGACAGATTCAGGACGAGCGTGAAAAGCGAGACCGGAAGAATTGCTCCGACCGTTCCCAGGATTGCAACTCTCAGCCTTTTTCTCTGAAGCAAACGGCTTACCTTATAGGAACGGACGAAAAGGGAGAGAGCAGCCAGGATAGACACGCCGAAGTACACGGCCACGATTGACTGGACAATGCCCTGTGATTCCCTTGACGTGAAGAGCTGTGAAGCTGTGAAGATGAGAAGTGACGGGAGATAGAGGGCCCCCTGGAGACCTCTTGCCTTCCTGTCGGGCAATCTGTTCAGGAGAGAACTCTCCTCCGGAAAGAGCAGGAAGAAATGCAGAAGAAGAGCCGGGAGCGAAACCTGCACAAGATCGTATGCGATTCTCTCGAAAGAGGAAATGACGCGGATGGCTTCGGGAAGGGGAGGTCTGGTGAAGAATGCGAAGACGTAGCAGATGAGAAAGAAAACCAGGCCGGTCTTGTCCCTTCTTCTGTAAAGAACAAACAATCCAAAGACAAGAAGCACAATCCCGGAAAAGCCAAGAGAGAGCCACCACGCGATTTCGGAAGCAGGAGGAAGCTCGGTGAGAAACGTCAACGTGAGTTTCTCTGAGCCCCTCGCAATCAGCAGGTCGATTGCATTTCCAGGTGTCAGGGAAGCCAGCCAATCCTCACCCTGGGTCCAGACGAACGGCTGCCCGTTTATCTGAACTATCCTGTCGCCGTTCCTGAGGCCCGCCACTTCGCCCGGGCTGTCTTCGGCGACCGACACTATGAGATTCTCTTTGAGTGTCAACCCGGAGTAGGGTCTATCGGGCGCGTTGAGGATTCCGTAGAAAAGCCTGAGGAAAATTAGAAGCGACAGGAATACTAGAAGAGGAACTGCGACCCTTCGGGCTCCACTGACTCTTTCCATCGAGAGCCCTCCATAGGAAACTCTGACCAGTGTCAGACTCCGTCAAGCTAGCACAAAGGAAAAAGCGAAGTCAATTCTTTCTCTGGGAGTGCCGGTCGGCACAATGGGAGATGAGCGTTTCCGCTCCTGACGTAGATTCCTGACCCGTCTCCACCCGGTCGCTCGAATCTGCAAACTCGGCCTGCGGCCTCAGACATGCAGATTCGCCCCAGGGGACGCTCCCTTTCCGTGGAGACTGGTA comes from Candidatus Eisenbacteria bacterium and encodes:
- a CDS encoding SpoIIE family protein phosphatase gives rise to the protein MERVSGARRVAVPLLVFLSLLIFLRLFYGILNAPDRPYSGLTLKENLIVSVAEDSPGEVAGLRNGDRIVQINGQPFVWTQGEDWLASLTPGNAIDLLIARGSEKLTLTFLTELPPASEIAWWLSLGFSGIVLLVFGLFVLYRRRDKTGLVFFLICYVFAFFTRPPLPEAIRVISSFERIAYDLVQVSLPALLLHFFLLFPEESSLLNRLPDRKARGLQGALYLPSLLIFTASQLFTSRESQGIVQSIVAVYFGVSILAALSLFVRSYKVSRLLQRKRLRVAILGTVGAILPVSLFTLVLNLSPATHVPAARYSYLFLLLLPVSFSYAIVRYRFLDIELILKKGILYSLLTAFLAAVYVSIVWGMGGLFRSWTGQRSLVLTVFSTLIIAVFFTPVRNRLQFLIDRVFFRDRYDYRKILKELSRSLAEPLGLESLGNLLVSRVPSSLKSEFAVLLVRKGKWFVVDKVRGNTRHIDKTFSLTEASVGSPGGSHEPLIIEKMSKERLSSLFPAEDIPILRASRASLLVPIYARGEPNLILLLGPRLSGEPYSLEDFELLSTVSEEACLSLENIMHAEERAEKEKMDAELRLAREIQMSLAPREAPQSESLEIFGTTIPSGKIGGDCLDFIRFSPSRIGIGVGDVSGKGVPAALLAAGVQAALRSEAERDPSPSSVLRSVNRRLLLLERPERFAGLVYAVFDSERSEIVYSNAGLNAPFLIRETGQVERLDVGGVILGISQEPTYHDDRMAMRPGDLVVFFTDGLVEQTAGAEEYGEERLLEVILRNKNLPAQYLAKAVLESIGLFSKEAHDDDMSIVVARALPII